In one window of Mesotoga infera DNA:
- a CDS encoding SufD family Fe-S cluster assembly protein: MIESNYEREFKAIANEYEKSGGNVSDFLRKDIVSIIVSGNKVIGRNTVDGVHVRAEELDNGVEIWIDIDDGTVIDNPIHLCTGYLKPEGTQEILIHNHLGDRAKAKFISHCVFPSGVNFTHSMVADTDVGKHSEMLYEDTHMHSKDGGVTVKATYNTVVREGGTFQNLFYLTKTRVGKLFVKMNVSLEKYASAHIESKVYEREDDYLEIDEELYLNGEGSSGIAKTTVFATDRSRAKIINKAYGNAPFSRGHIECNEIIKGDSVEVGTVPELYVTNEKAELTHEASIGRVNVKQMETLMSKGLSEEEATDMIVRGMLR, from the coding sequence ATGATTGAATCGAACTACGAAAGAGAATTCAAAGCAATTGCCAATGAGTATGAGAAATCAGGCGGTAATGTCTCTGATTTCTTGAGGAAGGATATTGTATCAATCATTGTTAGCGGTAATAAAGTGATTGGCAGAAACACGGTGGATGGTGTGCATGTGAGGGCAGAAGAACTGGACAACGGAGTAGAGATTTGGATTGACATCGATGATGGCACAGTTATAGATAATCCAATACATCTCTGCACTGGTTACTTGAAGCCAGAAGGAACTCAGGAGATTCTCATTCATAATCATTTGGGAGACAGAGCTAAGGCGAAATTCATTTCTCACTGCGTCTTTCCAAGCGGCGTGAACTTTACTCACTCCATGGTCGCCGATACAGATGTTGGAAAACACTCCGAAATGTTGTACGAAGACACGCACATGCACAGCAAGGATGGCGGTGTAACCGTCAAGGCGACATATAATACAGTCGTCAGAGAGGGTGGTACCTTTCAGAACCTTTTTTATCTGACAAAGACCAGGGTCGGAAAGCTTTTCGTGAAGATGAATGTTTCTCTTGAGAAATATGCATCGGCTCATATAGAATCCAAGGTTTATGAGCGTGAAGATGACTATCTCGAAATAGATGAAGAACTCTATCTGAATGGCGAGGGCTCTTCTGGAATAGCAAAGACCACTGTATTTGCTACCGACAGAAGCAGGGCCAAGATTATCAACAAAGCCTATGGAAATGCACCTTTCTCAAGAGGACACATAGAATGCAACGAGATCATCAAAGGTGACTCCGTAGAAGTCGGAACGGTTCCCGAGTTGTACGTCACAAATGAGAAGGCCGAGCTTACTCACGAAGCTTCGATCGGAAGAGTAAACGTAAAGCAGATGGAGACATTGATGTCCAAGGGTTTGAGTGAAGAAGAGGCAACTGACATGATTGTCAGAGGAATGCTCAGATAG
- a CDS encoding M42 family peptidase: MNYSEQFLVEKLVHLAKIPSPSGFTDAIITYLDSELRGMGLNPRRTRKGALVVEIGGQKRPIVLAAHVDTLGAMVKSLKPNGRLEITNIGGFTMNSIENENCIVHTKFGKSFTGTIQSISPSVHVFENARTLERKISNMEIRVDEEVKDDKALRKLGIEAGDFISFDPRVTVTENGFVKSRHLDDKASVAVLLDLARRASSGELTLVRKTYLFFSNYEEVGHGASAAMPEDCEEIISVDMGAIGDTLKTDEFVVSICAKDSGGPYDSSVVRNLIETAKRVGADYSVDIYPFYGSDVEASLRAGYDVKFGLVGPGVEASHGYERTHCRALENTLKLLMGYIES; the protein is encoded by the coding sequence TTGAATTACTCGGAGCAGTTTCTTGTAGAAAAACTAGTGCATCTAGCCAAGATACCTAGTCCTTCCGGTTTCACCGATGCGATAATTACTTATCTGGATTCTGAACTGCGAGGAATGGGACTCAATCCACGAAGAACAAGAAAAGGTGCTCTTGTCGTCGAGATAGGCGGGCAGAAAAGACCGATAGTGTTGGCAGCTCACGTAGACACTCTTGGAGCAATGGTGAAGTCTTTGAAGCCAAACGGGCGGCTTGAGATCACGAATATCGGTGGTTTCACTATGAACAGCATAGAAAACGAGAACTGCATCGTTCACACAAAATTCGGCAAATCCTTTACAGGTACCATTCAGTCGATTTCACCTTCAGTTCACGTCTTCGAAAATGCTCGAACACTTGAGCGGAAGATCTCTAATATGGAGATTCGTGTCGATGAAGAAGTTAAAGACGACAAAGCACTTCGAAAACTGGGAATAGAAGCAGGCGATTTTATCTCATTCGATCCCAGAGTGACTGTGACCGAAAATGGTTTTGTGAAATCAAGGCATCTGGATGACAAAGCGAGCGTGGCCGTTTTACTTGATCTGGCAAGAAGGGCCTCCTCCGGCGAGCTGACTCTTGTAAGAAAGACATATCTCTTCTTCTCAAACTATGAAGAGGTAGGTCACGGAGCCTCCGCAGCAATGCCTGAGGACTGTGAAGAGATCATTTCGGTCGATATGGGCGCGATAGGTGATACTTTGAAGACTGACGAATTCGTAGTTTCTATATGCGCTAAGGATTCAGGCGGTCCTTACGATAGTTCCGTTGTAAGGAATTTGATCGAAACAGCAAAAAGAGTCGGCGCCGATTATTCAGTCGATATATATCCTTTCTACGGATCTGATGTGGAAGCATCTCTTAGAGCTGGGTACGACGTCAAATTTGGACTTGTTGGCCCGGGAGTTGAAGCATCCCATGGTTATGAAAGGACTCATTGCAGAGCTTTGGAAAATACCTTGAAGCTTCTGATGGGATATATTGAAAGCTGA
- a CDS encoding multidrug transporter yields the protein MKRVMILLQEVLIGFLAVSVLFFWGPSLSKGLLLFTILLGVIVYRPQFERKIESTYALSRIVRGILKKPCTLILATVILADQNRNLQSALGIISSYALIASIASISFLVFRKIRELRERLIAVSLAGAMLLSGWLFPTAFTLPFFANIYLPSFWLFEIASGDLFAFLLVGVLSLWLFRLRHRFDRKD from the coding sequence GTGAAGAGAGTGATGATCCTCCTTCAGGAGGTTCTCATTGGCTTTCTGGCGGTTTCCGTCTTGTTTTTCTGGGGTCCCTCTCTATCAAAGGGCTTGCTGCTCTTCACAATCTTGCTGGGAGTCATAGTATATAGACCGCAGTTCGAAAGAAAGATCGAATCTACGTACGCTTTGTCCAGAATCGTTAGAGGAATTTTGAAGAAGCCGTGTACTCTGATTTTGGCAACTGTGATTCTGGCCGATCAGAACAGGAACTTGCAGTCAGCGCTTGGAATTATCTCCTCCTATGCTCTTATTGCTTCAATTGCTTCGATTTCTTTCCTGGTATTTAGGAAAATAAGAGAGCTCCGGGAGAGACTAATTGCTGTCTCACTTGCTGGCGCTATGCTTCTTTCGGGCTGGCTGTTCCCGACGGCCTTCACTCTTCCATTTTTTGCAAACATTTACCTTCCTTCTTTCTGGCTGTTCGAAATTGCATCGGGCGATTTGTTTGCCTTTCTGCTTGTCGGTGTTCTTTCTTTGTGGCTGTTTAGACTCAGGCATCGATTCGACAGAAAGGATTAG
- a CDS encoding ABC transporter ATP-binding protein, translated as MIEALNLTRSFGNLRAVDRLNLNIPSGEIYGFLGPNGAGKTTTIKMLTGVIAPSSGKIKIAGLDIERNKMEIKRLISVVPDEPKMYDNLKGVEFVKFIIDIYRLPPKETMSKLMDIADAFKIDYLGKYIGDYSHGMKQKLMVAIALMREPAVIFLDEPTVGLDASSAGKLKAWLRNMADRGTTVFVTTHVLEVAEKMCDRIGIIDRGRLIAEGTLSALREDFGSVESTLEELFLDITGDSSIEALVKSLQEGT; from the coding sequence ATGATCGAAGCTCTGAATTTGACCAGGAGTTTCGGAAACCTCCGCGCTGTTGACCGGCTTAATCTAAACATTCCCTCCGGTGAGATCTACGGTTTTCTAGGACCTAATGGAGCTGGAAAGACAACGACCATTAAGATGCTCACCGGGGTAATTGCTCCGAGTTCAGGAAAGATCAAAATAGCCGGATTGGATATTGAGAGAAACAAAATGGAAATAAAGAGGTTGATCTCTGTTGTTCCTGATGAACCTAAGATGTATGACAACTTGAAAGGCGTCGAGTTTGTCAAATTCATAATTGACATTTACCGTCTTCCTCCAAAAGAGACTATGTCGAAGCTTATGGACATTGCCGATGCCTTCAAGATCGACTACCTCGGAAAATACATAGGCGATTATTCGCACGGAATGAAACAGAAGCTGATGGTTGCCATTGCCCTTATGAGAGAGCCAGCCGTTATCTTTCTCGATGAACCCACTGTGGGTCTTGATGCGTCAAGTGCGGGCAAATTAAAGGCCTGGTTGAGAAACATGGCCGATAGGGGAACGACCGTTTTCGTGACAACTCACGTGCTTGAGGTTGCCGAGAAGATGTGTGACAGGATAGGAATCATTGATAGAGGAAGGCTCATTGCCGAGGGGACACTTTCAGCCCTGAGAGAGGATTTTGGAAGTGTTGAATCCACTCTTGAAGAGCTTTTTCTTGATATTACGGGCGACAGCAGCATAGAGGCTTTGGTTAAGAGCTTACAGGAGGGAACGTGA
- the dnaB gene encoding replicative DNA helicase: MVSILKARVPPNSIESEEAVIGSILIDPDVVPDVMELLTSRDFYSRKNQLVFSVMEKLFDEGSPVDIVSITERLRTGGALEEVGGEVELAKLADVVPTSANFFYYGKTVKEKSLLRSLISAASSIVENAYEGEETDDILDSAEKAIFQITEAQISKTYQHIGKIMHELFHNLERLKENAVTGRITGIASGYRRLDEVTTGFRPSDLVIVAARPSMGKTAFALSMASNMALKFQLPVAVFCLEMSKEQLAQRLLCNVTNFELSRLRAGDIGNEEWKRLTNGASTLQTAPIIIDDEPSLDPRSLRAKARRIKMEHNVQVLFVDYLQLMHTKGRSDNRQQEISEISRSMKLLARELNITVVALSQLSRAVEQREDKMPRLSDLRESGAIEQDADTVMFLYREDYYKDKSEVSDSPQVTKVIIGKQRNGPVGTIELMFHPKTATFYDKAFEANR, translated from the coding sequence TTGGTGAGCATTTTGAAGGCAAGAGTACCTCCCAATAGTATTGAATCGGAAGAAGCAGTAATAGGGAGCATCCTTATAGATCCAGATGTTGTTCCCGACGTAATGGAGCTTCTCACTAGTAGAGACTTCTACTCCCGAAAGAACCAGCTTGTGTTTTCCGTTATGGAGAAGCTTTTTGATGAAGGAAGTCCAGTAGACATAGTTTCGATTACTGAAAGGCTGAGAACCGGTGGAGCCCTTGAAGAAGTCGGAGGCGAGGTAGAACTTGCAAAACTTGCCGATGTCGTTCCCACTTCAGCCAACTTCTTCTACTATGGTAAGACTGTGAAGGAAAAGTCACTTCTGCGCTCCCTCATTTCGGCAGCTAGCTCTATTGTCGAAAACGCTTACGAAGGTGAAGAGACCGACGACATTTTAGATAGTGCTGAGAAAGCGATATTCCAGATCACGGAGGCGCAGATTTCGAAGACTTACCAGCATATTGGAAAAATAATGCACGAGCTTTTCCATAATCTGGAAAGACTGAAGGAAAACGCCGTTACTGGAAGGATTACCGGTATTGCCAGTGGTTACAGACGGCTTGACGAAGTTACTACTGGGTTTCGACCCTCCGATCTTGTCATTGTTGCCGCTCGACCGTCTATGGGAAAGACTGCTTTTGCGTTAAGTATGGCAAGCAACATGGCTTTGAAATTCCAGTTGCCTGTGGCAGTCTTCTGTCTGGAAATGTCTAAAGAACAGCTTGCTCAACGACTTTTGTGCAATGTGACAAACTTCGAGCTATCGCGGCTCAGGGCGGGAGATATCGGTAATGAAGAGTGGAAACGCTTGACAAATGGAGCCAGCACCCTGCAAACGGCCCCTATCATAATCGACGATGAACCTTCGCTGGACCCTAGATCACTTAGAGCCAAGGCAAGAAGGATAAAGATGGAGCACAATGTTCAGGTTCTCTTTGTAGATTATTTACAGCTGATGCATACAAAGGGCAGATCTGATAATCGGCAGCAGGAGATTTCGGAGATTTCTAGATCTATGAAACTGCTTGCTAGAGAGTTGAATATTACTGTAGTAGCTCTTTCTCAGCTTTCGAGGGCTGTGGAGCAAAGAGAGGACAAGATGCCCCGCTTGAGCGATCTCAGAGAATCCGGCGCCATAGAACAGGATGCTGACACCGTGATGTTTCTTTATAGAGAAGACTACTACAAAGATAAAAGCGAGGTAAGTGATTCGCCGCAAGTTACGAAGGTAATAATTGGAAAACAGAGAAATGGTCCCGTCGGGACTATCGAGCTGATGTTTCACCCGAAGACGGCCACATTCTATGATAAAGCGTTCGAGGCAAATCGATGA
- a CDS encoding alanyl-tRNA editing protein produces MLEAVREIWFGEGTTYIKICYGNVYVDGEAGQIGDRGKVDGLDILSVSESNNEILIKVDGIIDKDRGESVEIKIDETRRRDISQQHTAQHLLSAVFLRELDAETVGFQMGEEHTTIDLSLGILKDDMIDNVERTCNELISDNLQVRRFIAKKPELERLDLRKEVKREIAESGREITLVEIDGVDLNACSGLHVESTGRIRLLKILKREKVKGELTRIYFVAGDRAVRDYIAKHDLITESALSLTCSYSDLPNRVESLLYEAKKGNSAVKNLSERLAIYIAKEIDESKSKVTFLEDEESVLAAVPRFVALERYLIVGKARDKILLYGKGTDCKEVLNRVKEEFDVKGGSGRERGQFVFEGDYSVIKELILKSFG; encoded by the coding sequence ATGTTAGAAGCAGTAAGGGAAATATGGTTTGGAGAAGGTACTACCTACATCAAGATATGTTACGGTAATGTGTATGTTGATGGAGAAGCAGGACAAATTGGAGATCGTGGAAAAGTTGACGGACTGGATATCTTGTCAGTAAGTGAGTCGAATAATGAGATTCTTATCAAAGTAGATGGAATAATAGATAAGGATAGAGGTGAATCGGTGGAAATCAAGATCGATGAGACGAGGAGACGGGACATCTCGCAGCAGCACACTGCGCAGCACCTGTTATCGGCAGTATTTCTTCGAGAACTGGATGCCGAAACCGTTGGGTTTCAGATGGGGGAAGAACACACTACAATCGATCTTTCTCTTGGAATCCTCAAGGATGATATGATCGATAATGTCGAGAGGACCTGCAATGAACTTATCAGTGATAATCTTCAGGTAAGAAGATTCATCGCGAAGAAACCTGAGCTTGAGAGATTGGACCTTAGAAAAGAAGTCAAACGCGAGATCGCGGAGAGTGGGAGAGAGATAACACTTGTCGAAATAGATGGAGTAGATTTGAATGCTTGTTCAGGTCTTCATGTTGAAAGCACCGGGCGAATAAGGCTGCTGAAGATCTTGAAACGTGAGAAGGTAAAGGGGGAGTTGACCAGAATCTATTTCGTGGCAGGTGATAGAGCCGTAAGAGACTATATTGCGAAGCATGATCTAATCACTGAGTCGGCCCTCTCCTTGACATGTAGCTACTCGGATTTGCCGAATCGAGTGGAATCGCTTCTCTATGAAGCTAAAAAGGGCAATTCGGCAGTCAAGAATCTTTCCGAAAGATTAGCAATTTATATTGCCAAAGAGATAGATGAATCTAAGTCTAAAGTGACGTTTCTTGAGGATGAAGAGAGCGTCCTGGCAGCTGTTCCAAGATTTGTTGCGTTAGAAAGGTATCTCATTGTTGGTAAGGCAAGAGACAAAATCCTTCTATATGGTAAAGGAACGGACTGCAAAGAAGTTCTAAACAGAGTAAAAGAAGAGTTTGATGTAAAAGGCGGCTCTGGAAGAGAAAGGGGACAGTTTGTTTTCGAAGGTGATTATTCGGTAATAAAGGAACTGATTCTGAAGAGCTTTGGATAA
- a CDS encoding ABC transporter ATP-binding protein encodes MQERPILSVKNLSTHFNMAEGVVKAVQDVSFDLYRDEVLGIVGETGSGKSVTVKTVAGMVDNPGFIAGGEILFLTDEFSKGGEKDYIDLAKLPKDSFSRVRGKHIGMIFQDPMTSLDPMYTVGNQMIETIVHHKKVTEEEARERSIKLLEQVGIPKPSERIDDYPFQLSGGQRQRVVIAIALSCDPEILVADEPSTALDVTVQAQILELMKDLQEQFNSSMIFITHDLAVIAEIATKISVMYGSYQMEMADSLEIFDSPMNPYTFALLECIPRLDIKQDQLLPIPGQPPVMLNPPVLCPFLPRCSRATDKCYKEMPQLEQMKDNHFVRCWNPITNKVLLVKEAQE; translated from the coding sequence TTGCAGGAAAGGCCAATCCTTTCGGTAAAAAACCTCTCTACTCACTTCAATATGGCCGAGGGAGTTGTTAAGGCCGTTCAAGATGTCTCTTTCGATCTTTATCGAGATGAGGTCTTGGGAATAGTTGGAGAGACCGGTTCTGGTAAGAGTGTAACTGTGAAAACAGTTGCCGGGATGGTTGATAACCCAGGCTTCATTGCTGGTGGCGAGATTCTCTTTTTAACCGACGAATTCAGTAAGGGCGGTGAAAAGGATTATATTGACTTGGCAAAACTTCCGAAAGATAGTTTCTCCAGAGTCAGGGGAAAACACATAGGAATGATCTTTCAGGACCCAATGACTTCGCTTGACCCGATGTACACGGTTGGTAATCAGATGATAGAGACCATTGTCCATCACAAGAAAGTTACCGAAGAGGAAGCAAGAGAACGATCAATAAAGCTTCTCGAACAGGTGGGAATTCCTAAGCCTTCCGAACGTATCGATGATTATCCCTTTCAACTGTCCGGGGGACAGCGCCAGAGGGTAGTAATAGCGATAGCGCTGTCGTGCGATCCTGAAATCCTGGTTGCCGATGAGCCTTCAACAGCTCTAGACGTGACAGTTCAAGCTCAGATTTTAGAACTGATGAAGGATCTTCAGGAACAATTCAACAGCAGCATGATTTTCATCACGCACGATCTGGCTGTTATTGCCGAAATAGCTACGAAAATCAGTGTTATGTATGGAAGTTATCAAATGGAGATGGCCGACTCTCTCGAAATCTTTGACAGTCCGATGAATCCATACACATTTGCGCTACTCGAATGCATACCAAGACTCGATATAAAACAAGATCAACTCCTTCCTATTCCTGGCCAGCCGCCAGTAATGTTGAATCCACCCGTGCTATGCCCATTCCTTCCAAGGTGCTCAAGAGCAACAGACAAATGCTACAAAGAGATGCCACAGCTTGAGCAAATGAAGGATAATCATTTCGTCAGATGCTGGAATCCAATCACTAACAAAGTACTGCTGGTCAAGGAGGCTCAAGAATGA
- a CDS encoding ATP-binding cassette domain-containing protein: protein MKLLEIRNLKKYFPIKQGFLIERVVGFVKAVDDVSFSVDRGKTIGIVGESGCGKTTIGKSIIRLHEVTDGEMLIDEEDTTFYFMKKRRAKQYLKEKYFDTDKFNNGGGVDFEPFEKKMYEIYNRVNKDSSKAIDVLFDKSDHKKKLLRKKAQIVFQDPMSSLNPRMTVGQMLTEPLLFHKLAKDLDEAVEMVKELLVQVGLKPYHVDRYPHQFSGGQRQRIAVARAISVNPDLIVLDEPTSALDVSVQAQIVNLFEKLQEQLNAGYVFISHNLSLVRFISQDVSVMYLGRIVEQGNSESIFKDPLHPYTKALLAAAPIPDPKKKRNRKDLVGGQVPSPINRPAGCFFNPRCKYRMDICTKEYPPMFKADENHYVACHLYSTSHEQGGESK from the coding sequence ATGAAGCTTCTTGAAATTAGAAATCTGAAGAAGTACTTCCCGATCAAGCAAGGCTTCCTTATAGAGAGAGTCGTGGGTTTTGTCAAAGCCGTTGACGATGTATCCTTCTCAGTTGACAGGGGCAAGACCATAGGAATCGTCGGAGAGTCGGGATGTGGAAAGACAACAATCGGCAAATCGATTATTCGTCTACATGAAGTGACTGATGGAGAGATGCTCATTGATGAAGAAGATACCACTTTCTACTTCATGAAGAAGCGAAGGGCAAAACAGTATTTGAAAGAGAAGTATTTCGATACGGATAAATTTAATAACGGTGGCGGAGTTGATTTTGAACCTTTCGAAAAGAAGATGTACGAGATCTACAATAGGGTCAATAAGGACTCTTCCAAGGCAATCGATGTTCTATTTGATAAGTCAGATCACAAGAAGAAGCTTCTCAGGAAAAAGGCACAGATAGTATTTCAGGACCCAATGTCCTCTCTGAATCCAAGGATGACAGTTGGGCAGATGTTAACTGAACCGCTTCTTTTTCACAAACTTGCCAAAGACCTTGACGAAGCAGTTGAAATGGTGAAGGAACTGCTTGTACAAGTCGGTCTTAAGCCATATCACGTGGATAGATATCCGCACCAGTTCAGCGGTGGTCAGAGGCAGAGAATAGCCGTTGCAAGGGCTATCAGTGTAAACCCCGATCTCATCGTTCTCGATGAGCCGACTTCTGCCTTAGACGTTTCCGTTCAAGCTCAGATAGTCAATCTCTTTGAAAAACTGCAGGAGCAGCTCAATGCAGGTTATGTTTTCATCTCTCATAACCTTTCTCTAGTAAGATTTATATCGCAAGACGTCTCTGTAATGTACCTTGGCAGGATCGTAGAACAGGGCAACAGCGAGTCGATTTTCAAAGATCCATTGCACCCTTACACTAAAGCGCTTCTTGCTGCGGCTCCAATACCCGATCCGAAGAAGAAGCGGAATCGCAAAGATCTTGTCGGCGGCCAGGTACCAAGTCCGATAAACAGACCGGCGGGCTGTTTCTTCAATCCAAGATGCAAGTACAGGATGGATATTTGTACCAAGGAATATCCGCCCATGTTCAAGGCGGATGAGAATCATTATGTTGCGTGCCATCTTTATTCCACATCTCATGAACAAGGAGGGGAAAGTAAATGA
- a CDS encoding ABC transporter substrate-binding protein: MKKLLVLLVVLIAAGLLFAAPEYHVEETWNGEPGGTFYYWGLGDPKTFNYDWAQETSSTDPLGFTLATLIEADEGGMPTLPGLAKDWWFSDDGLTFFVQIREGIQWSDGAPFTIDDVYWTFVDVSFIPENTANGNGSYLDSNDQLPVVEIVDDTTISFTWTVPQVTALRQIGFRPIMPKHILEEVVANGTYPEFWTIADFDKLVGMGPFVITDYVEGVRIVFERNPYYWKVDGNGVQLPYFDKLNYELLADQNTSLLRFEAGEIDLYGPTAEQFPRLAEMAAEKGWITGVGGPALGSQFVTFNFNTTDPIKNEWFRNDGFRRAFVYAMDRDAIIESLYNGLGSPLYGPVSPSSGFYNPEIEQFAYKYSITRARLELRRGGFDWLPDGTCVDASGNPVEFELITNAGNVVREAISNIIVDGAAKLGIKVNFRPIDFNTVVGKLLDATYEAVVIGLTGSVDPGTGWNVYRLDGGLHFWNYPPDYNPDDHITEDIYILPDWEKRVDEIYRLQTSAVVDQDRYDLFAEFQMLFAEYQPVVFTMAQNFLYVYKNNIKMPVEKLTPATGLLFQLEGWWKE; encoded by the coding sequence ATGAAGAAACTCTTAGTGCTTCTCGTAGTACTCATAGCTGCAGGATTACTCTTTGCAGCCCCAGAGTATCACGTAGAAGAGACATGGAACGGCGAGCCCGGAGGTACTTTCTATTACTGGGGCTTGGGAGATCCAAAGACATTTAACTATGACTGGGCACAGGAAACCAGTTCAACCGATCCTCTCGGATTCACGCTTGCAACTCTCATCGAAGCCGACGAGGGCGGTATGCCAACGCTCCCTGGTCTGGCAAAAGACTGGTGGTTCTCTGACGATGGACTGACCTTCTTCGTGCAAATAAGAGAAGGTATTCAATGGTCAGACGGAGCTCCATTCACTATCGATGACGTCTACTGGACGTTTGTCGATGTGTCATTCATTCCCGAGAACACGGCGAACGGAAACGGATCCTATCTCGATTCAAACGATCAGCTTCCAGTGGTCGAGATCGTCGATGACACAACGATCTCCTTCACCTGGACAGTGCCTCAGGTCACTGCTCTAAGACAGATTGGCTTCCGTCCGATAATGCCGAAGCACATTCTAGAAGAAGTCGTTGCCAACGGCACTTATCCGGAGTTTTGGACAATCGCAGACTTCGATAAGCTAGTCGGAATGGGACCTTTTGTTATTACCGATTACGTCGAAGGCGTCAGAATCGTTTTCGAGAGAAATCCATATTACTGGAAGGTCGATGGAAACGGCGTGCAGCTGCCCTATTTTGATAAGCTGAACTATGAACTCCTCGCAGACCAGAACACATCTCTTCTCAGATTTGAGGCTGGCGAAATCGATCTTTACGGACCTACCGCAGAGCAGTTCCCAAGACTTGCAGAAATGGCAGCGGAGAAGGGCTGGATAACTGGGGTAGGTGGACCGGCTCTCGGTTCTCAGTTCGTGACGTTCAACTTCAACACGACAGATCCGATCAAAAATGAATGGTTCAGAAACGATGGATTCAGAAGGGCTTTTGTCTATGCTATGGATAGAGACGCCATCATAGAGTCCCTCTACAATGGACTTGGTTCTCCTCTGTATGGGCCGGTATCTCCATCGAGCGGTTTCTACAACCCTGAAATCGAGCAGTTTGCCTACAAGTACTCAATTACCAGAGCAAGACTTGAGCTCAGGAGAGGCGGCTTCGATTGGCTTCCTGATGGAACCTGTGTCGATGCAAGTGGAAACCCGGTTGAGTTCGAACTCATAACCAATGCCGGAAACGTAGTCAGAGAGGCTATAAGCAACATAATCGTCGATGGGGCTGCCAAACTTGGAATAAAGGTAAATTTCAGACCTATCGATTTCAATACTGTAGTAGGAAAGCTTCTAGACGCTACTTACGAAGCTGTTGTTATTGGCCTTACAGGCAGTGTTGACCCCGGAACTGGCTGGAACGTGTACAGGCTTGACGGCGGTCTGCATTTCTGGAACTATCCTCCGGACTACAATCCTGATGACCACATAACGGAAGACATCTACATTCTTCCCGATTGGGAAAAGAGAGTAGACGAGATCTACAGACTCCAGACGTCTGCCGTTGTTGATCAGGACAGATATGACTTGTTTGCGGAATTCCAGATGCTGTTTGCCGAGTATCAGCCGGTAGTCTTCACAATGGCACAGAACTTCCTTTATGTCTACAAGAACAACATCAAAATGCCAGTCGAAAAACTAACACCTGCAACTGGCCTGCTCTTCCAGCTGGAAGGCTGGTGGAAAGAGTAA
- a CDS encoding ABC transporter permease codes for MLKYIVRRLILAIPVLLGVSILAFMIISAAPGDFLDAYRLNPSISKDQITVLESQFGLDRNVFVQYFKWLGNVLTGNFGYSFSYRIPVFELVWRRLGATLLLSISTLIFTWGIGIPLGIYSALHQYSPSDQAFSFLAFIGISIPNFFFALLWLFMAAKTGWFPIGGIISQNFNDMNVIGKIGDYLWHVVGPMVTLGTSGLAGLMRQMRGQLLDQLRQDYVLFARAKGMPEKNVIYKHAVRNAINPIVTMFGYALSGLLGGAVLTETVFGWPGMGRLVIEALNAQDLFLVMATLLLSAVLLVIGNLLADLLLAWVDPRIRYRLS; via the coding sequence GTGCTGAAATATATAGTTAGGAGGCTGATTCTGGCAATTCCAGTTCTGCTCGGAGTCTCCATACTGGCCTTCATGATTATATCCGCTGCCCCTGGCGATTTTTTGGATGCTTATAGATTGAACCCTTCAATTTCAAAGGATCAGATAACGGTTCTTGAAAGTCAATTTGGGCTTGATCGAAATGTCTTCGTGCAGTATTTCAAGTGGTTGGGCAATGTTCTTACAGGCAACTTCGGATACTCTTTTAGTTACAGGATTCCGGTTTTTGAACTCGTTTGGAGAAGACTTGGAGCAACATTGTTACTAAGTATAAGCACATTGATTTTCACCTGGGGAATCGGCATTCCTCTCGGAATTTACTCGGCCCTTCATCAATACTCGCCAAGTGATCAGGCTTTTTCCTTCCTTGCGTTCATTGGAATTTCTATTCCTAATTTCTTTTTTGCTCTGCTCTGGCTCTTCATGGCCGCGAAAACGGGGTGGTTCCCAATTGGGGGGATAATCTCTCAAAACTTCAACGATATGAACGTCATAGGAAAGATCGGTGATTATCTCTGGCATGTGGTCGGACCTATGGTCACACTGGGAACTTCTGGACTGGCTGGGCTTATGAGACAGATGAGAGGCCAACTGCTTGACCAGTTGAGACAGGACTATGTTCTCTTCGCCAGGGCAAAGGGGATGCCAGAGAAAAATGTGATTTATAAACACGCCGTTCGAAATGCGATCAATCCTATTGTAACGATGTTTGGATATGCCCTTTCCGGCTTGCTCGGAGGCGCTGTTCTTACAGAGACGGTTTTTGGCTGGCCTGGAATGGGAAGACTTGTCATTGAAGCCTTGAATGCTCAGGACCTCTTCCTTGTCATGGCCACATTGCTCCTCTCTGCTGTCCTCCTGGTAATAGGCAATCTTCTGGCTGATCTTCTGCTCGCCTGGGTCGATCCCAGAATTCGGTATAGACTGAGCTGA